A genomic stretch from Flavobacterium nitratireducens includes:
- a CDS encoding FKBP-type peptidyl-prolyl cis-trans isomerase, whose translation MKHLLSALLVMTLFISCKKETSESSSVAPSEIPYIAKNEKEIEDYVAKKGLKGTKTESGLYYVINNPGTGKQATPASNVTVAYKGYFMDGKVFDQSDEKGISFNLNQVVKGWTEGISYLKEGGSAILVIPAKLGYGGSDNGAIPGGSVLVFDVKLISVN comes from the coding sequence ATGAAACATTTGTTATCGGCCTTATTGGTTATGACTCTTTTTATTTCTTGTAAAAAAGAAACTAGCGAAAGTAGTAGTGTAGCTCCAAGTGAGATTCCGTACATTGCTAAAAATGAAAAAGAAATTGAAGACTATGTAGCTAAAAAAGGATTAAAAGGAACTAAAACCGAATCAGGATTATATTATGTAATCAATAATCCAGGTACAGGAAAGCAAGCTACTCCAGCGTCTAATGTAACGGTTGCTTACAAAGGATATTTTATGGATGGTAAAGTATTTGATCAAAGTGATGAAAAAGGAATTTCTTTTAATTTAAATCAAGTAGTTAAAGGTTGGACAGAGGGAATTTCGTATCTAAAAGAAGGCGGAAGTGCAATACTAGTTATTCCAGCTAAGTTAGGATATGGAGGTAGTGATAATGGTGCTATTCCAGGAGGTTCCGTATTGGTTTTTGATGTAAAATTGATTTCAGTTAACTAA
- a CDS encoding DUF5689 domain-containing protein — MKSSYTTFIYLLVGLWFFGACANDETQIPKLVCNQPDFTANKTVADIKSASAEIVAQYAYDDVIEAYVVSSDENGNFFKTISLQTLPTASSPAQGFSVPVDVSNLYVDYRVGNKVYVKLKNQYTDLYFGGLRMGSLYVNAFNLGGVGRLSQNDYKKVLYASCTNVKEEQLVSALNLGEINDSHLNTLVELSDVQFTEPAIGRHYFEETNNVGGATNWNLVDKNGNQLIFRTSSFADFSKNLVPTGSGKIRGVLTKYDTDYQLIVRKEADVQMTASRNIPFFVEDFQTVTDGTNLSLPGWSNLIEAGAIVWKGGISGTNGYAEFAITGTKVASNIVWLISPKIDMDTHTHESLSFRSAQDHLDVDSPLNTLEVYVSTNFDGLHVTSATWTKLPAKIPTQSTPWNEFIGSGAIDLSSYTGKINIAFRYIGSGKNLALDGTFQIDDVQIYGD; from the coding sequence ATGAAAAGTAGCTATACTACCTTTATTTATCTTTTAGTTGGTTTATGGTTTTTTGGAGCTTGCGCAAATGATGAAACCCAAATTCCAAAACTCGTCTGTAACCAACCCGATTTTACAGCAAATAAAACTGTGGCGGATATTAAATCCGCTTCAGCAGAAATTGTGGCTCAATATGCCTATGATGATGTAATTGAGGCTTATGTGGTTTCGAGTGATGAAAACGGTAATTTTTTTAAGACGATTTCGTTGCAAACGTTGCCTACTGCGAGTAGTCCTGCTCAGGGATTTTCGGTTCCTGTTGATGTGTCTAATTTGTACGTAGATTATAGAGTGGGTAATAAAGTGTATGTGAAATTAAAAAATCAATATACTGATTTGTACTTTGGAGGTTTACGTATGGGTTCTTTGTATGTCAATGCTTTTAATTTGGGAGGAGTTGGTAGGCTTTCGCAAAATGATTATAAAAAAGTTTTGTATGCTTCCTGTACGAATGTAAAAGAGGAACAATTAGTTAGCGCGCTGAATTTAGGTGAAATTAACGATAGTCATTTAAACACGCTTGTTGAATTGTCGGATGTACAGTTTACAGAACCAGCTATTGGTCGTCACTACTTTGAAGAAACGAATAATGTAGGCGGTGCAACCAATTGGAATTTGGTAGACAAAAATGGGAACCAACTTATTTTTAGAACGAGTTCCTTCGCTGATTTTTCGAAGAATTTAGTGCCAACGGGTAGTGGAAAAATAAGAGGCGTACTCACTAAATACGATACCGATTATCAGTTAATAGTCAGAAAAGAAGCCGATGTGCAAATGACTGCCAGTCGAAATATTCCTTTTTTTGTTGAAGATTTTCAAACAGTTACTGATGGGACAAATTTAAGTTTGCCCGGATGGAGTAATCTTATAGAAGCAGGAGCAATCGTTTGGAAAGGAGGAATTTCCGGTACAAATGGCTATGCCGAATTTGCGATCACGGGGACTAAAGTTGCCTCAAATATTGTTTGGTTAATTTCGCCTAAAATTGATATGGATACACATACTCATGAAAGTTTATCATTTCGTTCAGCCCAAGACCACTTGGATGTCGATTCGCCATTAAATACCTTGGAAGTATATGTTTCAACTAATTTTGATGGACTGCATGTAACTTCCGCAACATGGACTAAACTCCCTGCAAAAATCCCCACTCAATCTACTCCTTGGAATGAGTTTATAGGTTCGGGAGCTATTGATTTATCGAGTTACACAGGGAAAATCAATATTGCTTTTCGATATATTGGTTCAGGAAAAAATCTAGCTTTAGATGGTACTTTTCAAATAGATGATGTTCAAATTTATGGAGATTAG
- the sufB gene encoding Fe-S cluster assembly protein SufB encodes MSNKYTEDDLKIELETKEYEYGFYTNLESETFPIGLNEDIVRAISHKKGEPQWMTDWRIEAFRAWEQMIEPEWANVHYAKPDFQAISYYSAPKKVDPNKTLDDVDPELLEMYKKLGISVDEQKMMNNVAMDIVVDSVSVATTFKKTLGEKGIIFMSISEAIKEHPELVRKYLGTVVPQKDNFYAALNSAVFSDGSFCYIPKGVKCPMELSTYFRINQAGTGQFERTLVIADEGSYVSYLEGCTAPSRDENQLHAAVVELIALDNAEIKYSTVQNWFPGNKEGKGGVYNFVTKRGLCETNAKISWTQVETGSAVTWKYPSCVLKGDNSVGEFYSIAVTNNFQQADTGTKMIHLGKNTKSTIISKGISAGKSQNSYRGLVQISPRAENARNFSQCDSLLMGNNCGAHTFPYIESKNPTAKIEHEATTSKIGEDQVFYCNQRGIPTEKAIALIVNGFSKEVLNKLPMEFAVEAQKLLEISLEGSVG; translated from the coding sequence ATGAGTAATAAATATACAGAAGACGATTTAAAAATCGAACTCGAAACGAAAGAGTACGAGTATGGATTTTACACCAATTTGGAATCGGAGACTTTTCCTATTGGTTTAAATGAAGACATTGTTCGTGCCATTTCACACAAAAAAGGCGAACCACAATGGATGACTGATTGGCGCATTGAAGCCTTTAGAGCTTGGGAACAAATGATTGAGCCAGAATGGGCAAATGTTCATTATGCAAAACCTGATTTTCAAGCGATTTCCTATTATTCGGCACCAAAAAAGGTTGACCCAAATAAAACTCTTGACGATGTAGATCCTGAACTTTTAGAGATGTACAAAAAGTTAGGTATCTCTGTCGATGAGCAAAAAATGATGAATAATGTAGCGATGGATATCGTAGTTGACTCGGTTTCGGTAGCTACAACATTTAAGAAAACATTAGGTGAAAAAGGAATTATCTTCATGAGTATTTCTGAAGCTATCAAAGAACATCCAGAATTAGTGCGTAAATATTTAGGAACAGTAGTGCCCCAAAAGGACAACTTTTATGCTGCTTTGAACTCGGCTGTTTTCTCTGATGGTTCCTTCTGTTATATTCCAAAAGGAGTAAAATGTCCAATGGAACTTTCAACTTATTTCCGTATTAATCAGGCAGGAACAGGTCAGTTTGAAAGAACTTTAGTTATTGCCGATGAAGGAAGTTATGTATCGTACCTAGAAGGCTGTACTGCTCCAAGTCGTGACGAAAACCAATTACACGCTGCAGTGGTTGAATTAATCGCTTTAGATAATGCTGAGATTAAATATTCTACCGTTCAAAACTGGTTCCCTGGAAACAAAGAAGGAAAAGGTGGAGTTTACAACTTTGTAACTAAAAGAGGTTTATGCGAAACGAACGCTAAAATTTCATGGACTCAGGTAGAAACTGGTTCAGCTGTTACTTGGAAATACCCTTCTTGTGTATTAAAAGGGGATAATTCGGTAGGTGAGTTTTACTCGATTGCTGTAACGAATAACTTCCAACAAGCAGATACTGGAACAAAAATGATCCATTTAGGTAAAAACACTAAATCGACTATTATTTCTAAAGGTATTTCAGCAGGAAAATCGCAAAACAGCTATAGAGGATTAGTGCAAATAAGCCCAAGAGCTGAAAACGCACGTAACTTCTCTCAATGTGATTCTTTATTAATGGGTAATAATTGTGGAGCACATACTTTCCCTTATATCGAAAGCAAAAATCCAACTGCTAAAATAGAGCATGAAGCAACGACTTCTAAAATTGGTGAAGACCAGGTTTTCTATTGTAACCAACGTGGAATACCAACTGAAAAAGCCATTGCCTTAATCGTAAATGGTTTCAGTAAAGAGGTTTTGAACAAGTTGCCAATGGAGTTTGCCGTAGAAGCTCAAAAATTATTAGAAATCTCATTAGAAGGTTCCGTAGGATAG
- a CDS encoding GxxExxY protein codes for MIITRSYLKDLVYQVNGAAIEVHKSLGPGLLESVYHQCFKKELELRKINYSSEVLIPLNYKGHELDSKLRCDLLIENTLVVELKSVNEINPICEAQLLTYMNLLKAPMGLLINFNVKNIFYEGQKTLVNDFYTKLED; via the coding sequence ATGATAATCACAAGAAGTTATCTCAAGGATTTAGTTTACCAGGTTAATGGCGCTGCCATTGAAGTACATAAAAGTTTAGGTCCCGGACTATTAGAAAGTGTGTATCATCAATGTTTTAAAAAAGAATTAGAATTAAGAAAGATTAACTATTCATCAGAAGTATTGATACCATTGAACTACAAAGGTCATGAATTAGATTCAAAACTTAGATGCGATTTATTAATAGAAAACACTTTGGTAGTAGAATTAAAATCAGTTAATGAAATTAATCCAATTTGCGAAGCACAATTACTTACTTATATGAACTTACTAAAAGCACCAATGGGTTTATTGATTAATTTTAATGTGAAAAACATTTTCTATGAAGGTCAAAAAACCTTAGTAAATGATTTTTACACTAAACTTGAAGATTGA
- a CDS encoding DUF2480 family protein, which translates to MEEIVNKVANSVLEVFDLEDYFPKGIRTQIDISQWLFEGFLLREKDFREQLKNHDWSQYQDHFVAINCSTDAIVPAWASILVAVHLAPYAKKIIDGTIDDLNAALYEELLPKFDYTAYENKPVIIKGCSKKPVPTRAYILAAHYLQAYARSIMYGEACSAVPLYKAPKKA; encoded by the coding sequence ATGGAAGAAATAGTTAACAAAGTAGCAAATAGTGTATTGGAAGTTTTCGATTTAGAAGATTACTTTCCAAAGGGCATTCGTACGCAAATTGACATTTCGCAATGGTTATTTGAAGGTTTTTTATTAAGGGAAAAGGACTTTAGAGAACAGTTAAAAAACCATGATTGGTCGCAATACCAAGATCATTTTGTTGCGATCAATTGCAGTACTGATGCTATTGTGCCGGCATGGGCATCCATATTAGTTGCGGTACATTTGGCCCCTTATGCCAAAAAAATTATAGATGGAACAATCGATGATTTGAATGCAGCATTGTATGAAGAATTACTTCCTAAATTCGATTATACCGCTTATGAAAACAAGCCTGTAATCATTAAGGGCTGTTCTAAAAAACCGGTTCCAACTCGTGCTTACATCTTAGCTGCTCATTATTTGCAAGCTTACGCCAGAAGCATCATGTATGGAGAAGCCTGTTCGGCTGTACCTTTGTACAAGGCACCTAAAAAAGCTTAG
- a CDS encoding SUF system Fe-S cluster assembly protein yields MEQVINTEELGESIVMKLKTIYDPEIPVDIYELGLIYDVMVNTDNEVKILMTLTSPNCPVAESLPREVEEKIKSIPGVKGAEVEITFDPPWSKDLMSEEAKLELGML; encoded by the coding sequence ATGGAACAAGTAATAAATACCGAAGAATTAGGAGAATCAATTGTAATGAAATTAAAAACCATTTACGATCCAGAGATTCCCGTAGACATTTACGAATTAGGTTTGATCTATGACGTAATGGTAAATACAGACAACGAAGTAAAAATTTTAATGACACTTACGTCTCCAAACTGCCCAGTAGCAGAAAGTTTACCTAGAGAGGTAGAAGAAAAAATCAAATCGATTCCAGGTGTAAAAGGCGCAGAAGTTGAAATTACTTTTGACCCACCATGGAGCAAAGATTTAATGAGCGAAGAGGCAAAATTAGAATTGGGAATGCTTTAA
- a CDS encoding DUF3078 domain-containing protein: MKNILLTTVFVFSFLITKAQETIKDTTKVWTTKGNMNLLLSQSAYNRQWLGGGTSNVAGNFGINYDFNYKKGNVVWDSKFILAYGLSKIKGNERIAKTDDRLELNSLWGKKSTAKNWYYSMYFNFKSQMDTGLDKNDVKISHLFSPAYFQFGPGFLWKKDNNASVNFSPAAGKLIVVHQHFTDLGTSFGVAQGKTTRFELGASISAYYKFSPITNVSIENILNLYSNYLEDPQNVDINYQMNIVMKINKYLSANINMLAIYDDNAIKAVQVREIFGLGINYGF; encoded by the coding sequence ATGAAAAACATTCTTCTTACCACCGTATTTGTATTTTCATTCTTAATCACAAAAGCACAAGAAACAATAAAGGATACTACTAAGGTTTGGACAACCAAAGGCAATATGAACCTATTATTAAGCCAATCTGCCTACAACAGACAATGGCTAGGTGGAGGAACGAGTAATGTTGCAGGGAATTTTGGTATAAACTATGATTTCAATTACAAAAAAGGCAATGTAGTTTGGGATAGCAAATTCATATTAGCCTATGGATTGAGTAAAATTAAAGGGAATGAAAGAATAGCAAAAACGGATGATCGCCTTGAATTAAATTCGCTATGGGGTAAAAAATCGACGGCTAAAAATTGGTATTACTCCATGTACTTTAATTTTAAATCACAAATGGATACTGGACTTGATAAAAATGATGTCAAAATTTCGCATCTTTTTTCACCAGCGTATTTCCAATTTGGGCCAGGATTTTTATGGAAAAAAGACAACAATGCCAGTGTAAACTTCTCTCCTGCAGCAGGAAAATTAATTGTAGTACACCAACATTTTACAGATTTGGGTACTTCATTTGGTGTTGCACAAGGGAAAACTACCCGATTCGAATTAGGAGCAAGCATATCAGCATATTACAAATTCAGTCCCATAACTAATGTGTCTATTGAAAACATTCTGAATTTGTATTCTAATTATCTTGAAGACCCTCAAAATGTAGATATTAACTATCAGATGAACATCGTCATGAAAATTAACAAATACCTTTCCGCCAATATCAATATGCTGGCTATTTACGATGACAATGCCATAAAAGCAGTTCAGGTTAGGGAAATTTTTGGCTTAGGAATTAATTATGGTTTCTAA
- the sufD gene encoding Fe-S cluster assembly protein SufD gives MELKEKLISSFMAFEERVDVQTELHNVRTSALKNFEEKGFPTKKEEAWKYTSLNAIIKNDFTVFPKKDSAIEFNQVKKYFLHEIDTYKVVFIDGIFSSHLSSTTHDGIDVCLMSSALTKPKYKMVIDNYFNKIANTEDSLTSLNTAFAIEGAYINIPKSKVADKPIEIMYFSTGNEAALMVQPRNLVIVGENSHVQIIERHQSLSDNPVLTNSVTEIFAQKRAIVDYYKIQNDNHEANLIDNTYVSQQKESHASVHTFSFGGNLTRNNLNFYHFGERLTSTLNGITIIGDKQHVDHYTLVNHAQPNCESFQDYKGIYNDRSTGVFNGKVFVEKEAQKTNAFQQSNNIVLSDKASINAKPQLEIFADDVKCSHGCTVGQLDETALFYMQQRGIPKKEAKALLMYAFSNAVIENIKIPELKQRITIIIAMKLGVKLGFDL, from the coding sequence ATGGAATTAAAAGAAAAATTAATCTCATCGTTCATGGCCTTTGAAGAGCGCGTAGATGTTCAAACCGAGCTTCACAACGTTAGAACTTCGGCATTAAAGAACTTTGAAGAAAAAGGTTTCCCAACAAAAAAAGAAGAAGCTTGGAAATACACTTCGCTAAATGCCATTATTAAGAATGACTTTACTGTTTTTCCTAAAAAAGATAGCGCTATTGAATTTAATCAAGTAAAAAAATACTTCCTTCATGAAATTGACACTTACAAAGTAGTCTTTATCGATGGTATTTTTAGCTCGCACTTATCTTCTACAACTCACGACGGAATCGATGTTTGTCTAATGTCTTCGGCATTGACAAAACCGAAATACAAAATGGTTATAGATAACTATTTTAACAAAATCGCCAATACAGAAGACAGCCTTACTTCATTGAATACTGCTTTTGCAATCGAAGGTGCTTATATCAACATACCTAAAAGCAAGGTGGCCGACAAACCAATTGAGATTATGTATTTCTCTACTGGAAACGAAGCAGCTTTAATGGTACAACCAAGAAACTTAGTAATTGTAGGTGAGAATTCACACGTACAAATTATTGAGCGTCATCAAAGTTTAAGCGATAATCCAGTTTTAACCAATTCAGTTACGGAGATTTTTGCTCAAAAACGTGCCATTGTTGATTATTACAAAATTCAAAATGACAATCACGAAGCCAACTTAATTGACAATACTTATGTATCGCAACAAAAAGAAAGTCACGCTTCTGTTCATACATTTTCTTTCGGTGGAAATTTAACGCGTAACAATTTGAATTTTTACCACTTTGGCGAAAGATTGACCAGTACATTAAACGGAATTACCATCATTGGAGACAAACAACACGTAGATCACTATACTTTGGTAAATCACGCTCAGCCAAACTGCGAAAGTTTCCAAGATTATAAAGGGATTTACAATGACCGTTCAACAGGAGTTTTCAACGGAAAAGTTTTCGTAGAAAAAGAAGCCCAAAAAACCAATGCGTTCCAACAAAGTAATAACATTGTTTTAAGCGACAAAGCAAGCATCAATGCAAAACCACAATTGGAAATCTTTGCCGATGATGTAAAATGTTCACACGGATGTACCGTAGGACAATTAGATGAAACCGCTTTATTCTACATGCAACAACGCGGAATTCCTAAAAAAGAAGCCAAAGCCCTTTTGATGTATGCGTTTTCTAATGCAGTAATCGAAAACATTAAAATACCTGAATTAAAACAACGAATTACAATTATCATTGCTATGAAATTAGGAGTGAAACTAGGATTCGATTTGTAA
- the sufC gene encoding Fe-S cluster assembly ATPase SufC: protein MLSIKNLHATVGDKEILKGINLEIKAGEVHAIMGPNGAGKSTLSAIIAGNENYEVTEGEILLQNEDISELAPEERAHKGVFLSFQYPVEIPGVSVTNFMKTAINETRKANGQEEMPANEMLKLIREKSELLEIDRKFLSRSLNEGFSGGEKKRNEIFQMAMLEPKLAILDETDSGLDIDALRIVANGVNKLKSDKNAIIVITHYQRLLDYIVPDFVHVLYNGRIVKSGDASLALELEEKGYDWIKQEQEV from the coding sequence ATGTTAAGCATAAAAAATCTACACGCCACTGTAGGCGATAAAGAAATTCTTAAAGGAATTAACCTTGAAATAAAAGCAGGAGAGGTTCATGCGATAATGGGACCAAATGGAGCTGGAAAAAGTACACTTTCTGCAATTATTGCAGGAAACGAAAATTACGAAGTAACTGAAGGAGAAATCCTTTTGCAAAACGAAGATATTTCAGAACTAGCTCCTGAAGAAAGAGCACACAAAGGGGTATTCCTTTCTTTCCAATACCCTGTTGAAATCCCAGGTGTATCCGTAACTAACTTCATGAAAACAGCTATCAACGAAACTCGTAAAGCAAATGGCCAAGAAGAAATGCCAGCTAACGAAATGTTGAAACTAATTCGTGAAAAATCAGAATTATTAGAAATCGACCGTAAGTTTTTATCTCGTTCATTAAACGAAGGTTTCTCCGGTGGGGAGAAAAAACGTAACGAAATTTTCCAAATGGCAATGTTAGAACCAAAATTAGCTATTTTGGATGAAACCGATTCTGGATTGGATATCGATGCTTTACGAATTGTTGCCAATGGTGTAAACAAATTAAAAAGCGACAAAAACGCAATTATCGTTATTACACACTATCAAAGATTATTAGACTATATTGTTCCTGATTTTGTTCACGTTTTATACAACGGAAGAATTGTAAAATCTGGTGATGCTAGCCTAGCCTTAGAATTAGAAGAAAAAGGATACGACTGGATTAAACAAGAACAAGAAGTATAA
- a CDS encoding SufE family protein produces MKIKDIQEEIVDEFSMFDDWMQRYEYIIELGKNLPLIKEEYKVDENLIKGCQSKVWLQGEKNDDKVVFTADSDAILTKGIIAILIRVFSNQTPKDIIDANMDFIDEIGLKEHLSPTRANGLVSMIKNIKMYALAFESKN; encoded by the coding sequence ATGAAAATTAAAGACATACAAGAAGAAATAGTAGACGAATTCTCGATGTTTGATGACTGGATGCAACGTTATGAATACATCATCGAGTTAGGAAAAAATCTTCCATTAATCAAAGAAGAGTACAAAGTAGACGAAAATTTAATCAAAGGCTGCCAGTCTAAAGTTTGGTTACAAGGCGAAAAAAATGACGACAAAGTAGTTTTTACTGCCGATAGCGATGCTATCTTAACAAAAGGAATAATCGCTATTTTAATCCGTGTTTTTTCTAATCAAACGCCAAAAGACATCATCGATGCCAACATGGATTTTATTGACGAAATAGGTTTAAAAGAACATTTATCACCAACAAGAGCTAATGGTTTAGTTTCAATGATTAAGAATATCAAAATGTATGCTTTAGCTTTCGAGTCTAAGAATTAA
- a CDS encoding aminotransferase class V-fold PLP-dependent enzyme, translating into MLDIQKVRADFPILNQKVNGKPLVYFDNGATSQKPQVVIDAIAKYYQEINANIHRGVHTLSQLATDAYEIARGKVQNHINAKHAHEVLFTSGTTFGINLVANGFAAILKPGDEVIVSHLEHHSNIVPWQILCEKTGATLKVIPMDENGELIMAEYDKLLSEKTKIVAVNHISNALGIINPIKYMIDKAHEVGAAILIDGAQSVPHLKPDVQALDCDFYAFSGHKMCGPTGTGILYGKETWLNKLPPYQGGGEMIKEVSFEKTTYAELPHKFEAGTPNIAGGIVLGTAIDYMNSVGFENIQQQELELLAYATEKLSEIEGLRIYGNSKNKTSVVSFNIEGIHPYDIGTIIDKLGIAVRTGHHCAQPIMNFFGIPGTIRASFSFYNTKEEIDALVEGVKKAKMMLS; encoded by the coding sequence ATGCTAGACATTCAAAAAGTAAGAGCCGATTTTCCGATTTTAAATCAAAAAGTAAACGGAAAACCATTAGTATATTTCGACAACGGAGCCACTTCTCAAAAACCACAGGTGGTAATTGATGCTATTGCAAAATATTATCAAGAAATCAATGCCAACATTCACCGTGGTGTTCACACCTTAAGCCAACTAGCTACTGATGCTTATGAAATAGCTCGTGGTAAAGTTCAAAATCATATTAATGCCAAACATGCTCATGAAGTACTTTTTACTTCGGGGACTACTTTTGGGATTAATTTGGTTGCCAATGGTTTTGCTGCCATTTTAAAACCTGGCGATGAAGTAATCGTTTCTCATTTGGAACACCATAGCAATATTGTTCCTTGGCAAATTCTTTGCGAAAAAACAGGCGCTACTCTGAAAGTAATCCCAATGGATGAAAATGGCGAATTGATTATGGCTGAATACGATAAATTACTTTCTGAAAAAACCAAAATTGTCGCTGTTAATCATATTTCGAATGCTCTAGGAATTATCAATCCTATCAAATACATGATTGACAAAGCCCACGAAGTAGGTGCTGCTATTTTAATTGATGGAGCACAATCGGTACCGCATTTAAAACCGGATGTTCAGGCGCTGGATTGTGATTTCTATGCTTTTTCAGGACACAAAATGTGCGGACCTACAGGAACTGGTATTTTATACGGAAAAGAAACTTGGTTAAATAAATTACCACCATATCAAGGAGGAGGCGAAATGATTAAGGAAGTTAGTTTCGAGAAAACGACTTATGCCGAATTGCCTCATAAATTTGAAGCAGGAACGCCTAATATTGCCGGTGGAATTGTTCTAGGAACAGCAATAGATTATATGAATTCTGTTGGTTTTGAAAATATTCAACAACAGGAATTAGAACTATTGGCCTATGCCACCGAAAAACTTTCTGAAATTGAAGGTTTACGCATTTATGGGAATTCTAAAAACAAAACATCGGTTGTATCGTTTAATATCGAAGGCATTCATCCTTACGATATTGGAACTATCATCGATAAATTAGGAATTGCAGTTCGTACAGGTCATCACTGTGCCCAACCGATTATGAATTTCTTTGGAATTCCGGGAACTATTAGAGCTTCATTCTCTTTTTACAATACCAAAGAAGAAATTGATGCCTTGGTTGAAGGGGTAAAAAAAGCAAAAATGATGTTATCTTAA
- the hflX gene encoding GTPase HflX, translating to MLEKEVINFEKSVIVGIITQNQSEEKLNEYLDELEFLTFTAGGQVVKRFSQKMDKPNPKTFLGTGKIEEIHYFVKENGISTIIFDDELTPSQQKNISKIIDCKILDRTNLILDIFAQRAETSYARTQVELAQCQYLLPRLSGLWTHLERQKGGIGMRGPGETEIETDRRIVRDRISLLKDKIKTIDRQMGVQRSNRGAMVRVALVGYTNVGKSTLMNAIGKSDVFVENKLFATLDTTVRKVVIKNLPFLLSDTVGFIRKLPTQLVESFKSTLDEVREADLLLHVVDISHPDFEDHIASVNQILVDIKASDKPTLMVFNKIDAYRHLTIDEDDLMTEKTTKHYTLDEWKSTWMSRVGEQNALFISAAQKQNFEEFRERVYEAVRQIHITRFPYNKFLYPDYKDATEKEE from the coding sequence ATGTTAGAAAAAGAAGTAATAAATTTTGAAAAATCGGTCATTGTAGGTATCATTACCCAAAACCAGAGTGAGGAGAAACTCAATGAGTATCTTGATGAGTTAGAGTTTTTGACCTTTACCGCTGGTGGACAGGTGGTGAAACGTTTTTCGCAAAAAATGGATAAACCGAATCCTAAAACGTTTTTAGGTACAGGTAAAATTGAAGAAATCCATTATTTTGTAAAAGAAAATGGTATTTCAACTATCATATTTGATGACGAATTAACGCCTTCACAACAAAAAAATATTTCCAAAATTATCGATTGTAAAATTTTGGACAGGACGAATTTGATTCTGGATATTTTTGCCCAAAGAGCCGAAACTTCCTATGCGCGTACTCAGGTAGAATTGGCACAATGCCAATATTTGTTACCAAGACTTTCAGGATTGTGGACACACTTAGAGCGTCAAAAAGGAGGTATCGGGATGCGTGGTCCTGGGGAAACGGAGATTGAAACCGACCGTCGTATTGTACGTGACCGAATCTCATTGTTGAAAGATAAAATCAAAACCATCGACAGGCAAATGGGCGTGCAACGCAGTAATCGTGGCGCTATGGTTCGTGTGGCTTTAGTAGGTTATACCAATGTGGGAAAATCGACTTTGATGAACGCCATTGGGAAAAGCGATGTTTTTGTCGAAAACAAATTGTTTGCTACCTTGGATACTACTGTTCGAAAAGTGGTGATTAAAAACTTACCGTTCCTACTTTCGGATACCGTAGGATTCATTCGAAAATTGCCTACACAATTGGTAGAATCGTTCAAGAGTACGCTGGATGAGGTTCGTGAAGCCGATTTGTTATTGCATGTAGTAGATATTTCTCATCCAGATTTTGAGGATCATATTGCTTCGGTAAACCAAATTTTAGTAGACATTAAAGCGAGTGATAAACCAACATTGATGGTATTCAATAAAATTGACGCTTATCGTCATTTGACCATTGATGAAGACGATTTGATGACTGAGAAAACGACTAAACACTACACACTTGACGAGTGGAAATCTACTTGGATGAGTCGAGTAGGAGAGCAAAATGCCTTGTTTATTTCGGCAGCTCAAAAACAAAACTTCGAAGAATTCCGAGAAAGAGTTTACGAAGCCGTACGTCAAATACATATTACCCGTTTTCCCTACAACAAATTCTTGTATCCGGACTATAAGGATGCGACAGAGAAAGAAGAGTAG